Proteins encoded within one genomic window of Catenulispora sp. MAP5-51:
- a CDS encoding amidohydrolase family protein yields MPEPTEFDNSPYVVVSSDCHAGLPTEQYRTYIESEYHAAFDGFLAEQAARIEAATKLGVRNPEFARSWFEEHEEGLRGGWDSAQRDKELDADGVCAEVIFPDADAVESTTAAPFGVGLTFSGGLDQELALVGARAHNRWLAELCAQSPERRRGVALVPITGDVDAAVAEIRRAKESGLGAVMIPAMWEDKAPYHDRRYDPVWAVCEELQMPVATHSGVAPRDEYGDHLGIYVSEVTWWPARPIWFLIWSGVFERFPGLKFGVTEAGCWWAPNLLWFMDRLFLGAHAAAKLTPFEEVKRPPSEYFDRNCFIGASNTKRRELAHRYEIGIDNMLWGNDFPHPEGTWPNTRKWLRTTFHDIPVEETRRMIGLAAAEVYGFDVAKLAPVAERINLRPSDLGQSGGEAAGWAAAREVGRHWLTGHDFPAIGYGASLGGHRTEGVGPEVS; encoded by the coding sequence ATGCCTGAACCGACAGAGTTCGACAACAGCCCGTACGTCGTCGTCTCCTCCGACTGCCACGCCGGGCTGCCGACCGAGCAGTACCGCACCTACATCGAGAGCGAGTACCACGCGGCCTTCGACGGGTTCCTGGCCGAGCAGGCCGCCCGCATCGAGGCCGCGACCAAGCTCGGGGTCCGCAACCCCGAGTTCGCGCGGAGCTGGTTCGAGGAGCACGAGGAGGGTCTGCGCGGCGGCTGGGACTCCGCGCAGCGCGACAAGGAGCTCGACGCCGACGGCGTCTGCGCCGAGGTGATCTTCCCGGACGCCGACGCCGTCGAGTCCACCACCGCCGCGCCCTTCGGCGTCGGCCTCACCTTCTCCGGCGGGCTGGACCAGGAGCTGGCGCTGGTCGGTGCCCGCGCCCACAACCGCTGGCTGGCCGAGCTGTGCGCGCAGTCGCCGGAGCGGCGCCGGGGTGTGGCCCTGGTGCCGATCACCGGCGATGTGGACGCCGCGGTCGCCGAGATCCGCCGGGCCAAGGAGTCGGGCCTGGGCGCGGTGATGATCCCGGCGATGTGGGAGGACAAGGCGCCCTATCACGACCGCCGGTACGACCCGGTCTGGGCGGTCTGCGAGGAGCTCCAGATGCCGGTCGCCACCCACTCCGGCGTGGCCCCGCGCGACGAGTACGGCGACCACCTGGGCATCTACGTCTCCGAGGTCACCTGGTGGCCGGCCCGGCCGATCTGGTTCCTGATCTGGTCCGGGGTGTTCGAGCGCTTCCCCGGCCTGAAGTTCGGCGTCACCGAGGCCGGCTGCTGGTGGGCGCCGAACCTGCTGTGGTTCATGGACCGGCTGTTCCTCGGCGCCCACGCCGCCGCCAAGCTCACGCCGTTCGAGGAGGTGAAGCGGCCGCCGAGCGAGTACTTCGACCGCAACTGCTTCATCGGCGCCTCCAACACCAAGCGCCGGGAGCTCGCGCACCGGTACGAGATCGGCATCGACAACATGCTGTGGGGCAACGACTTCCCGCACCCGGAGGGGACCTGGCCGAACACCCGCAAGTGGCTCAGGACCACCTTCCACGACATCCCGGTCGAGGAGACCCGGCGGATGATCGGCCTGGCCGCCGCCGAGGTGTACGGGTTCGACGTCGCCAAGCTGGCACCGGTCGCCGAGCGGATCAACCTGCGGCCCTCCGACCTCGGCCAGAGCGGCGGCGAGGCCGCCGGCTGGGCCGCCGCGCGCGAGGTCGGCCGGCACTGGCTGACCGGCCACGACTTCCCGGCCATCGGCTACGGCGCGAGCCTGGGCGGCCACCGCACCGAGGGCGTCGGACCGGAGGTGTCGTGA
- a CDS encoding amidohydrolase family protein, producing the protein MAGNTDVAAARYTVVSADGHAGADLLDYRPYLESKYHEQFDAWAATYVNPYEDLLHGDAERNWDSARRLADLERDGIVAEVLFPNTIPPFYPSMSLSAQQPSAEEYELRWAGLRAHNRWMADFCGQAPGRRAGTCQVLLGNMDDAVAEVRWAREHGLFGGVLLPGTPPGTSVPQLYSDVYEPLWAVCEELDMPVNHHAGSASPEIGQEPAGRAVFMMEITWFAHRALWHLIYGGAFKRHPGLKFVLTEQGSGWVPGVLEMLDYYHRALVRRMSSAMDDAGAVTAESRFGAGIAEAVGLAPSEYWKRNVFLGASFMRPDEVPLRHAIGLEKLMWGSDYPHDEGTFPYSREALRNSFAGLPHAEITAILGGNAARVYGFDLAALDRIAAAVGPTAAEIDEPLQAPPAEATSPTFGADSVIRVW; encoded by the coding sequence ATGGCCGGGAACACCGACGTCGCCGCGGCCCGCTACACCGTCGTCTCCGCCGACGGCCACGCCGGCGCCGATCTGCTGGACTACCGGCCCTATCTGGAGTCGAAGTACCACGAGCAGTTCGACGCGTGGGCCGCGACGTACGTCAACCCGTACGAGGACCTCCTGCACGGCGACGCCGAGCGCAACTGGGACTCCGCACGCCGCCTGGCCGACCTGGAGCGCGACGGGATCGTCGCCGAGGTGCTGTTCCCCAACACCATCCCGCCCTTCTACCCGAGCATGTCCCTGAGCGCCCAGCAGCCGTCCGCCGAGGAGTACGAACTGCGCTGGGCGGGCCTGCGCGCCCACAACCGCTGGATGGCGGACTTCTGCGGCCAGGCCCCGGGCCGGCGCGCCGGCACCTGCCAGGTCCTGCTGGGGAACATGGACGACGCGGTCGCCGAGGTCCGCTGGGCCCGGGAGCACGGCCTGTTCGGCGGTGTCCTGCTGCCCGGCACCCCGCCGGGGACGTCCGTCCCGCAGCTGTATTCGGACGTCTACGAACCGCTGTGGGCGGTGTGCGAAGAGCTCGACATGCCGGTCAACCACCACGCCGGCTCGGCCTCCCCGGAGATCGGCCAGGAGCCGGCCGGGCGCGCGGTCTTCATGATGGAGATCACCTGGTTCGCGCACCGGGCGCTGTGGCACCTGATCTACGGCGGGGCGTTCAAGCGGCACCCCGGCCTGAAGTTCGTGCTCACCGAACAGGGCTCCGGCTGGGTGCCCGGCGTCCTGGAGATGCTCGACTACTACCACCGCGCGCTGGTCCGCCGGATGTCCTCGGCGATGGACGACGCCGGCGCGGTCACCGCCGAGAGCCGGTTCGGCGCCGGGATCGCCGAGGCGGTGGGCCTGGCGCCGAGCGAGTACTGGAAGCGCAACGTCTTCCTGGGCGCCTCCTTCATGCGGCCCGACGAGGTGCCGCTGCGGCACGCCATCGGCCTGGAGAAGCTGATGTGGGGCAGCGACTACCCGCACGACGAGGGCACCTTCCCGTACTCGCGCGAAGCGCTGCGCAACTCCTTCGCGGGGCTGCCGCACGCGGAGATCACCGCGATCCTCGGCGGCAACGCGGCCCGGGTCTACGGGTTCGACCTGGCCGCGCTGGACCGGATCGCGGCGGCGGTGGGCCCGACCGCCGCCGAGATCGACGAGCCGCTGCAGGCACCGCCGGCCGAGGCCACCTCGCCGACCTTCGGCGCCGACAGCGTGATCCGGGTGTGGTGA